The Danio rerio strain Tuebingen ecotype United States chromosome 10, GRCz12tu, whole genome shotgun sequence genome contains a region encoding:
- the emsy gene encoding BRCA2-interacting transcriptional repressor EMSY isoform X3: protein MIQQEKPLAGSMPVVWPTLLDLSRDECKRILRKLELEAYAGVISALRAQGDLTKDKKELLGELTRVLSISTERHRAEVRRAVNDERLTTIAHHMSGPNSSSEWSIEGRRLVPLMPRLVPQTAFTVMANAVANATAHQNASLPLPAETANKEVVVCYSYTSTTSTPPSASAPSSSSAAVKSPRPASPASNVVVLPSGSTVYVKSVSCSDEDEKPRKRRRTSSSSSSPVLLKEVPKVAVTAPGPKTITLPVSGGPKISNLMQSIANSLPPHMSPVKITFTKPSTQTTNTTTQKVIIVTTSPSSNFVPNILSKSHNYAAVSKLVSSAALTASSQKQTMVISAGGSSVAPGPGPVAVTTVVSSTPSVVMSTVAQAGSAAVKVASTRLPSPKALIGSPSQILQIPKAQQAVLQSAAPKALQGSISTAQSTALAAAGPGAKPTIQIKQESGVKIITQQMQPSKILPKPSSAALPSSSSAPIMVVSSNGAIMTTKLVSTPTGSASTYTRPTVSPMGTRVATSPAGATYVKTTSGSIITVVPKALATLGGKIITTSMVSGTTTKITTIPMTSKPNVIVVQKTTGKGTTIQGLPGKNVVTTLLNAGGEKTLQAIPGAKPAIITASRPITKMIVTQPKSLGAGVQPSTTTKIIPTKIVYGQQGKTQVLIKPKPMAFQTAVVSEQTRQLVSETLQQVNRSAENNTTSTHTSAAAAGLENRDDTHTYTEGSPVPSDSTHVKEKSEAKPRQHTIDLSQMAVPIPVSAEQRESPEPSGQSAAESDAHTEFIPIGKVSKAAEVSASSTPGQSASAVSAAPHVVKISTAAVTTQQVEAQVKPQQEQVLVEECELEGDTLDPQTGLFYRSSPQQQLSRVCEAASSSSSSSSSSSRRAEPPLTVKILTHRSSSSAPATAASANTPHTPQLPRLQQAPTTHNRPNTHTQLSQPPPLQAHHPVGSSKTSSGAQVQQPIITQGATVTKITFGAPHVPRAPVSSSSSSEAALKLQAESSSEKPSVSDILKISMMEAEIDPGAEPMLVDSSSDCGPLTKAPAGPSLISSSKQTLAHGPFSRKSKELDIIQVIPQYSIMPDSSQSNVVVEPSGFLEISDYTSQRLDEEQAMEQEVDSSNDEGAAASPSADQSQ, encoded by the exons ATGATTCAGCAGGAGAAACCGCTGGCGGGCAGCATGCCGGTGGTTTGGCCCACGCTGCTTGACCTCAGCAGAGATGAATGCAAACGGATCCTCCGTAAACTGG agctgGAGGCGTACGCCGGGGTGATCAGCGCTCTGAGAGCTCAAGGAGATCTCACTAAAGACAAGAAGGAGCTGCTGGGAGAACTGACACGAGTGCTCag catCTCCACAGAGCGCCATCGGGCAGAGGTGCGCAGAGCCGTCAATGATGAGCGCCTGACCACCATCGCACACCA catgtCAGGGCCGAACAGCTCCTCTGAGTGGTCGATTGAGGGCCGTCGGCTGGTTCCTCTGATGCCTCGGCTGGTTCCTCAAACAGCTTTCACGGTGATGGCTAATGCGGTGGCTAACGCTACAGCGCACCAGAACGCCTCGCTGCCACTACCAGCAGAGACCGCCAACAAAGAAG TGGTAGTGTGTTACTCCTACACCAGCACCACCTCCACTCCCCCCAGTGCTTCAGCTCCCAGCAGCAGCAGCGCAGCCGTCAAATCACCCAGACCCGCCAGCCCTGCGTCTAATGTGGTGGTGCTGCCCAGCGGGAGTACAGTCTACGTCAAGa GTGTGAGCTGCTCGGATGAGGATGAGAAGCCCCGTAAGCGGCGCAGGACCAGCTCCTCCAGCTCATCCCCTGTGCTGCTGAAGGAGGTCCCCAAAGTGGCGGTGACGGCCCCAGGCCCCAAGACCATCACGCTACCCGTCAGCGGCGGCCCCAAGATCAGCAACCTCATGCAGAGCATCGCCAACTCCCTGCCGCCGCACATGTCTCCGGTCAAGATCACCTTCACCAAACCCTCCACACAGACCACCAACACCACCACACAGAAG gtgataATCGTGACGACGTCTCCCAGCTCTAACTTTGTGCCGAACATCTTGTCGAAGTCTCATAATTACGCGGCGGTGTCGAAGCTGGTGTCGAGCGCAGCACTGACGGCCTCCAGCCAGAAGCAGACCATGGTGATCTCAGCCGGCGGCTCCAGCGTTGCCCCGGGACCCGGACCTGTGGCCGTCACCACTGTAGTGTCCTCCACACCCTCTGTGGTCATGTCCACCGTCGCACAGG ccggCTCCGCTGCAGTGAAGGTGGCCTCTACGCGTCTGCCGTCCCCAAAGGCTCTGATTGGCTCCCCGTCTCAGATCCTGCAGATCCCCAAAGCGCAGCAGGCGGTGCTTCAGTCTGCGGCTCCTAAAGCTCTGCAGGGCTCCATCAGCACTGCACAGAGCACAGCGCTGGCGGCAGCGGGCCCCGGGGCCAAACCCACCATTCAGATCAAGCAGGAGTCCg gtgtgaAGATCATCACGCAGCAGATGCAGCCCAGTAAGATTCTGCCCAAACCCTCCAGTGCGGCGCTGCCCAGCAGTAGCTCCGCCCCCATCATGGTGGTCAGCAGCAATGGAGCCATCATGACCACTAAACTGGTGTCCACTCcaacag GCAGTGCCTCCACATACACTCGTCCCACAGTGAGCCCCATGGGTACTCGTGTGGCCACTTCTCCTGCTGGAGCCACGTATGTAAAGACCACCAGCGGCAGCATCATCACCGTCGTGCCCAAAGCTCTGGCCACGCTCGGGGGCAAGATCATCACCACCAGCATGGTGTCCG GAACCACTACTAAGATCACCACCATCCCCATGACGTCCAAACCCAATGTGATCGTGGTGCAGAAGACCACCGGGAAAGGAACCACCATACAGGGTCTGCCGGGGAAAAACGTGGTGACGACACTGCTGAACGCCGGG gggGAGAAGACCCTGCAGGCCATCCCCGGAGCGAAGCCTGCCATCATCACAGCCTCTCGACCCATCACTAAAATGATTGTGACGCAGCCCAAGAGCCTCGGCGCAGGAGTGCAGCCCTCCACCACCACCAAGATCATCCCCACTAAGATCGTCTACGGCCAGCAGGGGAAAACACAG GTGCTGATCAAGCCCAAGCCCATGGCCTTCCAGACGGCGGTGGTGAGTGAACAGACCCGTCAGCTGGTCAGCGAGACGCTCCAGCAGGTCAACCGCAGCGCAGAGAACAACACCACCAGCACACACACCAGCGCTGCTGCTGCGGGACTGGAGAACAGAGAcgacacacacacgtacactgaGGGAAGCCCAGTGCCCAGCGACAGCACTCAcg tgAAGGAGAAGAGCGAGGCTAAGCCGCGTCAGCACACTATAGACCTGAGTCAGATGGCGGTGCCGATCCCGGTGTCAGCGGAGCAGCGGGAGTCTCCAGAGCCGTCGGGTCAGAGCGCAGCGGAGAGCGACGCACACACAGAGTTCATCCCCATCg GTAAAGTGAGTAAGGCAGCAGAGGTCTCCGCCTCCAGCACTCCGGGTCAGTCAGCATCTGCGGTGTCAGCAGCGCCTCATGTGGTCAAGATCAGCACTGCAGCCGTCACCACACAACAG gtggAGGCGCAGGTGAAGCCGCAGCAGGAGCAGGTGTTGGTGGAGGAGTGTGAGCTGGAGGGAGACACTCTGGACCCTCAGACGGGCCTGTTCTACCGCTCGTCCCCGCAGCAGCAGCTCAGCAGAGTGTGTGAAGcagcatcatcttcatcatcatcatcatcttcctccTCCAGGAGAGCAGAGCCGCCGCTGACAGTCAAAATCCTCACACACAGATCATCCTCCAGCGCCCCTGCAACCGCAGCCTCCGCAAACACTCCACACACACCGCAGCTGCCCCGGCTGCAGCAGGCGCCCACCACACACAACagacccaacacacacacacagctgtcacAGCCGCCGCCGCTGCAGGCGCATCACCCTGTGGGCTCCAGCAAGACCAGCAGCGGTGCtcag gTGCAGCAGCCGATCATCACACAGGGCGCGACGGTCACCAAGATCACGTTTGGCGCTCCGCATGTCCCGCGGGCTCCAGtgtccagcagcagcagcagtgaggCGGCCCTGAAGCTGCAGGCCGAGTCCAGCTCAGAGAAGCCCTCGGTCTCAGACATCCTGAAGATCTCCATGATGGAGGCGGAGATCGACCCCGGGGCCGAGCCCATGCTGGTGGACTCCTCCAGCGACTGCGGACCCCTCACCAAGGCCCCCGCCGGCCCCTCGCTCATCAGCAGCTCCAAGCAGACGCTGGCACACGGGCCCTTCAGCCGCAAGAGCAAAGAGCTGGACATCATACAG GTGATCCCGCAGTACTCCATCATGCCGGACTCCAGTCAGTCTAATGTAGTGGTGGAGCCCAGCGGTTTCCTGGAGATCAGCGACTACACCAGCCAGCGTCTGGACGAGGAGCAGGCCATGGAGCAGGAGGTGGACAGCAGCAACGACGAGGGGGCGGCGGCCAGCCCCAGCGCTGACCAATCACAGTGA
- the emsy gene encoding BRCA2-interacting transcriptional repressor EMSY isoform X8, whose translation MIQQEKPLAGSMPVVWPTLLDLSRDECKRILRKLELEAYAGVISALRAQGDLTKDKKELLGELTRVLSISTERHRAEVRRAVNDERLTTIAHHMSGPNSSSEWSIEGRRLVPLMPRLVPQTAFTVMANAVANATAHQNASLPLPAETANKEVVVCYSYTSTTSTPPSASAPSSSSAAVKSPRPASPASNVVVLPSGSTVYVKSVSCSDEDEKPRKRRRTSSSSSSPVLLKEVPKVAVTAPGPKTITLPVSGGPKISNLMQSIANSLPPHMSPVKITFTKPSTQTTNTTTQKVIIVTTSPSSNFVPNILSKSHNYAAVSKLVSSAALTASSQKQTMVISAGGSSVAPGPGPVAVTTVVSSTPSVVMSTVAQGVKIITQQMQPSKILPKPSSAALPSSSSAPIMVVSSNGAIMTTKLVSTPTGSASTYTRPTVSPMGTRVATSPAGATYVKTTSGSIITVVPKALATLGGKIITTSMVSGTTTKITTIPMTSKPNVIVVQKTTGKGTTIQGLPGKNVVTTLLNAGGEKTLQAIPGAKPAIITASRPITKMIVTQPKSLGAGVQPSTTTKIIPTKIVYGQQGKTQVLIKPKPMAFQTAVVSEQTRQLVSETLQQVNRSAENNTTSTHTSAAAAGLENRDDTHTYTEGSPVPSDSTHVKEKSEAKPRQHTIDLSQMAVPIPVSAEQRESPEPSGQSAAESDAHTEFIPIGKVSKAAEVSASSTPGQSASAVSAAPHVVKISTAAVTTQQVEAQVKPQQEQVLVEECELEGDTLDPQTGLFYRSSPQQQLSRVCEAASSSSSSSSSSSRRAEPPLTVKILTHRSSSSAPATAASANTPHTPQLPRLQQAPTTHNRPNTHTQLSQPPPLQAHHPVGSSKTSSGAQVQQPIITQGATVTKITFGAPHVPRAPVSSSSSSEAALKLQAESSSEKPSVSDILKISMMEAEIDPGAEPMLVDSSSDCGPLTKAPAGPSLISSSKQTLAHGPFSRKSKELDIIQYSIMPDSSQSNVVVEPSGFLEISDYTSQRLDEEQAMEQEVDSSNDEGAAASPSADQSQ comes from the exons ATGATTCAGCAGGAGAAACCGCTGGCGGGCAGCATGCCGGTGGTTTGGCCCACGCTGCTTGACCTCAGCAGAGATGAATGCAAACGGATCCTCCGTAAACTGG agctgGAGGCGTACGCCGGGGTGATCAGCGCTCTGAGAGCTCAAGGAGATCTCACTAAAGACAAGAAGGAGCTGCTGGGAGAACTGACACGAGTGCTCag catCTCCACAGAGCGCCATCGGGCAGAGGTGCGCAGAGCCGTCAATGATGAGCGCCTGACCACCATCGCACACCA catgtCAGGGCCGAACAGCTCCTCTGAGTGGTCGATTGAGGGCCGTCGGCTGGTTCCTCTGATGCCTCGGCTGGTTCCTCAAACAGCTTTCACGGTGATGGCTAATGCGGTGGCTAACGCTACAGCGCACCAGAACGCCTCGCTGCCACTACCAGCAGAGACCGCCAACAAAGAAG TGGTAGTGTGTTACTCCTACACCAGCACCACCTCCACTCCCCCCAGTGCTTCAGCTCCCAGCAGCAGCAGCGCAGCCGTCAAATCACCCAGACCCGCCAGCCCTGCGTCTAATGTGGTGGTGCTGCCCAGCGGGAGTACAGTCTACGTCAAGa GTGTGAGCTGCTCGGATGAGGATGAGAAGCCCCGTAAGCGGCGCAGGACCAGCTCCTCCAGCTCATCCCCTGTGCTGCTGAAGGAGGTCCCCAAAGTGGCGGTGACGGCCCCAGGCCCCAAGACCATCACGCTACCCGTCAGCGGCGGCCCCAAGATCAGCAACCTCATGCAGAGCATCGCCAACTCCCTGCCGCCGCACATGTCTCCGGTCAAGATCACCTTCACCAAACCCTCCACACAGACCACCAACACCACCACACAGAAG gtgataATCGTGACGACGTCTCCCAGCTCTAACTTTGTGCCGAACATCTTGTCGAAGTCTCATAATTACGCGGCGGTGTCGAAGCTGGTGTCGAGCGCAGCACTGACGGCCTCCAGCCAGAAGCAGACCATGGTGATCTCAGCCGGCGGCTCCAGCGTTGCCCCGGGACCCGGACCTGTGGCCGTCACCACTGTAGTGTCCTCCACACCCTCTGTGGTCATGTCCACCGTCGCACAGG gtgtgaAGATCATCACGCAGCAGATGCAGCCCAGTAAGATTCTGCCCAAACCCTCCAGTGCGGCGCTGCCCAGCAGTAGCTCCGCCCCCATCATGGTGGTCAGCAGCAATGGAGCCATCATGACCACTAAACTGGTGTCCACTCcaacag GCAGTGCCTCCACATACACTCGTCCCACAGTGAGCCCCATGGGTACTCGTGTGGCCACTTCTCCTGCTGGAGCCACGTATGTAAAGACCACCAGCGGCAGCATCATCACCGTCGTGCCCAAAGCTCTGGCCACGCTCGGGGGCAAGATCATCACCACCAGCATGGTGTCCG GAACCACTACTAAGATCACCACCATCCCCATGACGTCCAAACCCAATGTGATCGTGGTGCAGAAGACCACCGGGAAAGGAACCACCATACAGGGTCTGCCGGGGAAAAACGTGGTGACGACACTGCTGAACGCCGGG gggGAGAAGACCCTGCAGGCCATCCCCGGAGCGAAGCCTGCCATCATCACAGCCTCTCGACCCATCACTAAAATGATTGTGACGCAGCCCAAGAGCCTCGGCGCAGGAGTGCAGCCCTCCACCACCACCAAGATCATCCCCACTAAGATCGTCTACGGCCAGCAGGGGAAAACACAG GTGCTGATCAAGCCCAAGCCCATGGCCTTCCAGACGGCGGTGGTGAGTGAACAGACCCGTCAGCTGGTCAGCGAGACGCTCCAGCAGGTCAACCGCAGCGCAGAGAACAACACCACCAGCACACACACCAGCGCTGCTGCTGCGGGACTGGAGAACAGAGAcgacacacacacgtacactgaGGGAAGCCCAGTGCCCAGCGACAGCACTCAcg tgAAGGAGAAGAGCGAGGCTAAGCCGCGTCAGCACACTATAGACCTGAGTCAGATGGCGGTGCCGATCCCGGTGTCAGCGGAGCAGCGGGAGTCTCCAGAGCCGTCGGGTCAGAGCGCAGCGGAGAGCGACGCACACACAGAGTTCATCCCCATCg GTAAAGTGAGTAAGGCAGCAGAGGTCTCCGCCTCCAGCACTCCGGGTCAGTCAGCATCTGCGGTGTCAGCAGCGCCTCATGTGGTCAAGATCAGCACTGCAGCCGTCACCACACAACAG gtggAGGCGCAGGTGAAGCCGCAGCAGGAGCAGGTGTTGGTGGAGGAGTGTGAGCTGGAGGGAGACACTCTGGACCCTCAGACGGGCCTGTTCTACCGCTCGTCCCCGCAGCAGCAGCTCAGCAGAGTGTGTGAAGcagcatcatcttcatcatcatcatcatcttcctccTCCAGGAGAGCAGAGCCGCCGCTGACAGTCAAAATCCTCACACACAGATCATCCTCCAGCGCCCCTGCAACCGCAGCCTCCGCAAACACTCCACACACACCGCAGCTGCCCCGGCTGCAGCAGGCGCCCACCACACACAACagacccaacacacacacacagctgtcacAGCCGCCGCCGCTGCAGGCGCATCACCCTGTGGGCTCCAGCAAGACCAGCAGCGGTGCtcag gTGCAGCAGCCGATCATCACACAGGGCGCGACGGTCACCAAGATCACGTTTGGCGCTCCGCATGTCCCGCGGGCTCCAGtgtccagcagcagcagcagtgaggCGGCCCTGAAGCTGCAGGCCGAGTCCAGCTCAGAGAAGCCCTCGGTCTCAGACATCCTGAAGATCTCCATGATGGAGGCGGAGATCGACCCCGGGGCCGAGCCCATGCTGGTGGACTCCTCCAGCGACTGCGGACCCCTCACCAAGGCCCCCGCCGGCCCCTCGCTCATCAGCAGCTCCAAGCAGACGCTGGCACACGGGCCCTTCAGCCGCAAGAGCAAAGAGCTGGACATCATACAG TACTCCATCATGCCGGACTCCAGTCAGTCTAATGTAGTGGTGGAGCCCAGCGGTTTCCTGGAGATCAGCGACTACACCAGCCAGCGTCTGGACGAGGAGCAGGCCATGGAGCAGGAGGTGGACAGCAGCAACGACGAGGGGGCGGCGGCCAGCCCCAGCGCTGACCAATCACAGTGA
- the emsy gene encoding BRCA2-interacting transcriptional repressor EMSY isoform X4, with product MIQQEKPLAGSMPVVWPTLLDLSRDECKRILRKLELEAYAGVISALRAQGDLTKDKKELLGELTRVLSISTERHRAEVRRAVNDERLTTIAHHMSGPNSSSEWSIEGRRLVPLMPRLVPQTAFTVMANAVANATAHQNASLPLPAETANKEVVVCYSYTSTTSTPPSASAPSSSSAAVKSPRPASPASNVVVLPSGSTVYVKSVSCSDEDEKPRKRRRTSSSSSSPVLLKEVPKVAVTAPGPKTITLPVSGGPKISNLMQSIANSLPPHMSPVKITFTKPSTQTTNTTTQKVIIVTTSPSSNFVPNILSKSHNYAAVSKLVSSAALTASSQKQTMVISAGGSSVAPGPGPVAVTTVVSSTPSVVMSTVAQAGSAAVKVASTRLPSPKALIGSPSQILQIPKAQQAVLQSAAPKALQGSISTAQSTALAAAGPGAKPTIQIKQESGVKIITQQMQPSKILPKPSSAALPSSSSAPIMVVSSNGAIMTTKLVSTPTGSASTYTRPTVSPMGTRVATSPAGATYVKTTSGSIITVVPKALATLGGKIITTSMVSGTTTKITTIPMTSKPNVIVVQKTTGKGTTIQGLPGKNVVTTLLNAGGEKTLQAIPGAKPAIITASRPITKMIVTQPKSLGAGVQPSTTTKIIPTKIVYGQQGKTQVLIKPKPMAFQTAVVSEQTRQLVSETLQQVNRSAENNTTSTHTSAAAAGLENRDDTHTYTEGSPVPSDSTHVKEKSEAKPRQHTIDLSQMAVPIPVSAEQRESPEPSGQSAAESDAHTEFIPIGKVSKAAEVSASSTPGQSASAVSAAPHVVKISTAAVTTQQVEAQVKPQQEQVLVEECELEGDTLDPQTGLFYRSSPQQQLSRVCEAASSSSSSSSSSSRRAEPPLTVKILTHRSSSSAPATAASANTPHTPQLPRLQQAPTTHNRPNTHTQLSQPPPLQAHHPVGSSKTSSGAQVQQPIITQGATVTKITFGAPHVPRAPVSSSSSSEAALKLQAESSSEKPSVSDILKISMMEAEIDPGAEPMLVDSSSDCGPLTKAPAGPSLISSSKQTLAHGPFSRKSKELDIIQYSIMPDSSQSNVVVEPSGFLEISDYTSQRLDEEQAMEQEVDSSNDEGAAASPSADQSQ from the exons ATGATTCAGCAGGAGAAACCGCTGGCGGGCAGCATGCCGGTGGTTTGGCCCACGCTGCTTGACCTCAGCAGAGATGAATGCAAACGGATCCTCCGTAAACTGG agctgGAGGCGTACGCCGGGGTGATCAGCGCTCTGAGAGCTCAAGGAGATCTCACTAAAGACAAGAAGGAGCTGCTGGGAGAACTGACACGAGTGCTCag catCTCCACAGAGCGCCATCGGGCAGAGGTGCGCAGAGCCGTCAATGATGAGCGCCTGACCACCATCGCACACCA catgtCAGGGCCGAACAGCTCCTCTGAGTGGTCGATTGAGGGCCGTCGGCTGGTTCCTCTGATGCCTCGGCTGGTTCCTCAAACAGCTTTCACGGTGATGGCTAATGCGGTGGCTAACGCTACAGCGCACCAGAACGCCTCGCTGCCACTACCAGCAGAGACCGCCAACAAAGAAG TGGTAGTGTGTTACTCCTACACCAGCACCACCTCCACTCCCCCCAGTGCTTCAGCTCCCAGCAGCAGCAGCGCAGCCGTCAAATCACCCAGACCCGCCAGCCCTGCGTCTAATGTGGTGGTGCTGCCCAGCGGGAGTACAGTCTACGTCAAGa GTGTGAGCTGCTCGGATGAGGATGAGAAGCCCCGTAAGCGGCGCAGGACCAGCTCCTCCAGCTCATCCCCTGTGCTGCTGAAGGAGGTCCCCAAAGTGGCGGTGACGGCCCCAGGCCCCAAGACCATCACGCTACCCGTCAGCGGCGGCCCCAAGATCAGCAACCTCATGCAGAGCATCGCCAACTCCCTGCCGCCGCACATGTCTCCGGTCAAGATCACCTTCACCAAACCCTCCACACAGACCACCAACACCACCACACAGAAG gtgataATCGTGACGACGTCTCCCAGCTCTAACTTTGTGCCGAACATCTTGTCGAAGTCTCATAATTACGCGGCGGTGTCGAAGCTGGTGTCGAGCGCAGCACTGACGGCCTCCAGCCAGAAGCAGACCATGGTGATCTCAGCCGGCGGCTCCAGCGTTGCCCCGGGACCCGGACCTGTGGCCGTCACCACTGTAGTGTCCTCCACACCCTCTGTGGTCATGTCCACCGTCGCACAGG ccggCTCCGCTGCAGTGAAGGTGGCCTCTACGCGTCTGCCGTCCCCAAAGGCTCTGATTGGCTCCCCGTCTCAGATCCTGCAGATCCCCAAAGCGCAGCAGGCGGTGCTTCAGTCTGCGGCTCCTAAAGCTCTGCAGGGCTCCATCAGCACTGCACAGAGCACAGCGCTGGCGGCAGCGGGCCCCGGGGCCAAACCCACCATTCAGATCAAGCAGGAGTCCg gtgtgaAGATCATCACGCAGCAGATGCAGCCCAGTAAGATTCTGCCCAAACCCTCCAGTGCGGCGCTGCCCAGCAGTAGCTCCGCCCCCATCATGGTGGTCAGCAGCAATGGAGCCATCATGACCACTAAACTGGTGTCCACTCcaacag GCAGTGCCTCCACATACACTCGTCCCACAGTGAGCCCCATGGGTACTCGTGTGGCCACTTCTCCTGCTGGAGCCACGTATGTAAAGACCACCAGCGGCAGCATCATCACCGTCGTGCCCAAAGCTCTGGCCACGCTCGGGGGCAAGATCATCACCACCAGCATGGTGTCCG GAACCACTACTAAGATCACCACCATCCCCATGACGTCCAAACCCAATGTGATCGTGGTGCAGAAGACCACCGGGAAAGGAACCACCATACAGGGTCTGCCGGGGAAAAACGTGGTGACGACACTGCTGAACGCCGGG gggGAGAAGACCCTGCAGGCCATCCCCGGAGCGAAGCCTGCCATCATCACAGCCTCTCGACCCATCACTAAAATGATTGTGACGCAGCCCAAGAGCCTCGGCGCAGGAGTGCAGCCCTCCACCACCACCAAGATCATCCCCACTAAGATCGTCTACGGCCAGCAGGGGAAAACACAG GTGCTGATCAAGCCCAAGCCCATGGCCTTCCAGACGGCGGTGGTGAGTGAACAGACCCGTCAGCTGGTCAGCGAGACGCTCCAGCAGGTCAACCGCAGCGCAGAGAACAACACCACCAGCACACACACCAGCGCTGCTGCTGCGGGACTGGAGAACAGAGAcgacacacacacgtacactgaGGGAAGCCCAGTGCCCAGCGACAGCACTCAcg tgAAGGAGAAGAGCGAGGCTAAGCCGCGTCAGCACACTATAGACCTGAGTCAGATGGCGGTGCCGATCCCGGTGTCAGCGGAGCAGCGGGAGTCTCCAGAGCCGTCGGGTCAGAGCGCAGCGGAGAGCGACGCACACACAGAGTTCATCCCCATCg GTAAAGTGAGTAAGGCAGCAGAGGTCTCCGCCTCCAGCACTCCGGGTCAGTCAGCATCTGCGGTGTCAGCAGCGCCTCATGTGGTCAAGATCAGCACTGCAGCCGTCACCACACAACAG gtggAGGCGCAGGTGAAGCCGCAGCAGGAGCAGGTGTTGGTGGAGGAGTGTGAGCTGGAGGGAGACACTCTGGACCCTCAGACGGGCCTGTTCTACCGCTCGTCCCCGCAGCAGCAGCTCAGCAGAGTGTGTGAAGcagcatcatcttcatcatcatcatcatcttcctccTCCAGGAGAGCAGAGCCGCCGCTGACAGTCAAAATCCTCACACACAGATCATCCTCCAGCGCCCCTGCAACCGCAGCCTCCGCAAACACTCCACACACACCGCAGCTGCCCCGGCTGCAGCAGGCGCCCACCACACACAACagacccaacacacacacacagctgtcacAGCCGCCGCCGCTGCAGGCGCATCACCCTGTGGGCTCCAGCAAGACCAGCAGCGGTGCtcag gTGCAGCAGCCGATCATCACACAGGGCGCGACGGTCACCAAGATCACGTTTGGCGCTCCGCATGTCCCGCGGGCTCCAGtgtccagcagcagcagcagtgaggCGGCCCTGAAGCTGCAGGCCGAGTCCAGCTCAGAGAAGCCCTCGGTCTCAGACATCCTGAAGATCTCCATGATGGAGGCGGAGATCGACCCCGGGGCCGAGCCCATGCTGGTGGACTCCTCCAGCGACTGCGGACCCCTCACCAAGGCCCCCGCCGGCCCCTCGCTCATCAGCAGCTCCAAGCAGACGCTGGCACACGGGCCCTTCAGCCGCAAGAGCAAAGAGCTGGACATCATACAG TACTCCATCATGCCGGACTCCAGTCAGTCTAATGTAGTGGTGGAGCCCAGCGGTTTCCTGGAGATCAGCGACTACACCAGCCAGCGTCTGGACGAGGAGCAGGCCATGGAGCAGGAGGTGGACAGCAGCAACGACGAGGGGGCGGCGGCCAGCCCCAGCGCTGACCAATCACAGTGA